GAAGTCCTTCGAGAACGGGTTCTTGAAGCCGCGCTTCGGCAGGCGCCGATAGAGCGGCATCTGGCCACCCTCGAAGCCGTTGATGGCCACGCCCGAACGGGACTTCTGGCCCTTCACACCGCGGCCGCCGGTCTTGCCGGAGCCCGAACCGATGCCACGCCCTACCCGCTTGCGCGACTTGGTCGCACCTTCATTCTCGCGCAGTTCGTTGAGTTTCATGACAATTCTCCTGCGCCTACTTCTCGTCGACGACGCGAACGAGATGCTGCACCGAGTTGATCATGCCGCGCACCGCCGGGGTATCTTCCAGCGTGCTGCGGCGATGCAACTTGTTGAGGCCGAGGCCCACCAGCGTCGCGCGCTGTTCCTTCGGCCGACGGATCGGACTGCCGATCTGCTCGACGGTGACCGTCTTGGCTGCTGCTTTCTTGGCCATGGTTTTGATCCCCTGGTCAGCGACTATTCGTCAGCCGCAACGGCGGAGCCGCGGCGAGCCTGAAGCGTCGAATACTTGATGCCGCGCTGCGCGGCCACATCCTTCGGATGCAGCTGGCTCTTCAGCGCGTCGAAGGTAGCGCGAACCATGTTGTACGGGTTCGACGAGCCCATCGACTTGGCGACGACGTCGTGCATGCCGAGCGTTTCGAAGACAGCGCGCATCGGGCCGCCCGCGATGATGCCGGTACCCGGCTTCGCAGCGCGCAGCAGAACCTTGCCGGCGCCCCAGCGCCCAGCCACGTCGTGATGCAGCGTACGTCCTGAACGGAGCGGCACGAAGATCAGATCGCGCTTGGCAGCCTCGGTCGCCTTGCGGATGGCTTCCGGCACTTCGCGCGCCTTACCATGACCAAAGCCCACGCGGCCCTTCTGGTCGCCCACCACGACAAGCGCGGCGAAGCCGAAGCGGCGACCACCCTTGACGACCTTGGCGACGCGATTGATGTGGACGAGCTTGTCGACGAATTCGCTGTCGCGCTCTTCCCGGTCACGGCTGCGCTCGCGGCCGCCGTCCCTACGTTCCTGTGCCATATCCTAGTCCTTGTTCTTTTCCGGAAGCACGGGTTGCTGAAATGCCGGCGCCCTTTTGGAGAACGCCGGCGGCGAAATCTCGCGCCTTTTGCACGATCCGTTTCCGAATGTCAGCCCCTTTTTGCAGCGGGCATTCGAAACGGTGCTGGCCTTAGAAGCTCAGACCGGCTTCGCGGGCAGCCTCAGCCAGCGCCTTGACGCGGCCGTGGTAGATGTAGGCGCCGCGGTCGAACACGACTACCTTCACACCGGCCTTGACGGCGCGCTCGGCGACCAGCTTACCGATGGCAGCAGCAGCCGCGGAATCGGCGCCGGTCTTCAGCGAACCCTTGAGGTCCTTCTCGAGCGTCGACGCGGCAGCCAGAGTGTGGCCATTCGCGTCGTCGATGATCTGGGCGTAGATGTGCTTCGATGAGCGGTGCACCGAAAGACGCGGGCGATCGCCTGCGACCTTCTTCAACTGGCGACGAACGCGCTCGGCGCGCTTCTGGGTAGCTTGCTTGTTGGCCATAGCCGGTATTCCCTGCCTTGTAAGACGGCGGCGGCCATATGCGGTAAGCCGGTATGCGCTTCCCGCGACCGCCATCCGTGGCGTTACTTCTTCTTGCCTTCCTTGCGGAAGATCTTCTCGCCCGCGTAGCGCACGCCCTTGCCCTTGTAGGGCTCGGGACCGCGATACTTGCGGATCTCGGCCGCGACCTGGCCAACCTGCTGCCTGTCGATGCCCGAGATAGTGATCTCGGTCGGCTTCGGCGTGACGATCGTGATGCCTTCCGGCGTCTGGTAGACCACGTCGTGGCTGAAGCCGAGCGCGAGCTGCAGGTTCTTGCCCTGCATCGCTGCACGATAGCCGACGCCGGTGATCTCGAGCTTGCGCTCGAAGCCGTCCTTCACGCCCGTCAGGATGTTCTCGATCTGGGTGCGGGACATGCCCCACTTCGAACGCGCATCCTTCGACTGGTCGCGAGGCTCGACGGCGATATGGCCGTCTTCCAGCTTGACCAGGACTTCCTCGTTCACCACGAACTTGAGTTCGCCCTTCGGGCCCTTCGCAGTCACCGTCTGACCATTGACCGCGGCGGTGACGCCTGCCGGGACGGCGACGGGTTTCTTGCCAATACGAGACATCGTTGTCTCCTCTATCTTCTAGCCGCCGTCAGATCAGAATATCTGGCAGAGGATCTCTCCGCCGACATTCTGTTCACGGGCTTCATGATCAGCCATCACGCCCTTCGGCGTCGACAGAATCGAAATGCCGAGGCCGTTGGCGACCTGCGGGATCGACTTCACCGACACGTAGACGCGGCGGCCCGGCTTCGAGACGCGGGCGATCTCGCGGATCACCGGAACGCCGTCGAAATACTTGAGCTCGATCTCGATCTCAGACTTGCCGTTCTCGAAATCGGTCTGGCTGTAATCGCGGATGTAGCCTTCGGTCTTCAGCACCTCGAGAACGCGGGCACGCAGGCGCGAGGCCGGAGTGGACACCTTCGTCTTCTTGCGGCCGATGGCGTTACGAATGCGCGTGAGCATATCGCCCAGAGGATCATTCACTGACATATCATGCCCTCCTTACCAGCTCGACTTGACCAGGCCCGGGATCAGGCCGTTGTTGCCGAGCTCGCGCAGTGCAACGCGCGACATCTTCAGCTTGCGATACACGGCCCGCGGACGACCGGTGACTTCGCAGCGGTTGCGGATACGGGTCTTCGACGAGTTACGCGGCAGTTCGCTGAGCTTCAGCTGTGCGCGGAAACGCTCCTCGAGCGGCTTCGACTGGTCCATCACCACGTCCTTGAGCGCCTTGCGCTTCGCGGCGTACTGATCGACCAGCTTGCGCCGACGATTGTTCTTCTCGACTGAGCTGGTCTTTGCCATTTCTCAAAAATCCTCTGATCGCTGCCGTTACTGCCGGAAGGGGAAGTTGAAGGCCTTGAGCAGCGCCCTGGCCTCGTCGTCCGTCTTGGCAGTCGTACAAACGATGATGTCCATGCCCCAGATCTGATCAACCTTGTCGTAGTTGATCTCCGGGAACACGATGTGCTCCTTGATGCCCATGGCGTAGTTGCCACGGCCGTCAAAGCTCTTCGGGTTCAAGCCACGGAAGTCGCGAACGCGCGGCAGCGCGATGTTCACGAGGCGATCCATGAACTCGTACATGCGCTCCTTGCGCAGCGTAACCTTCGTGCCGATCGGCATGTTCTCGCGAAGCTTGAAGCCGGCGATCGAATTGCGCGCACGGGTGATGACCGGCTTCTGGCCGGCGATCAGCGCCAGGTCTTCGGCCGCAATCGAGGGCTTCTTGGAATCGCCGGTGGACTCACCGACACCCATGTTCAGCACGATCTTGTCGATGCGCGGAATCTGCATCTCGTTGTCGTACTTGAACTGCTCCTGCAGCGTCTTGCGGATGGTCTCGTTGTAGACCTTCTTGAGCCGCGGCGTGTATTCAGCTGCCTTAGCCATTGATGACTTCTCCCGAGCGCTTGGCGACGCGCACCTTCTTGCCGTCCGTCTCGACGCGGAACCCGACGCGGGTCGGCTTGCCGTCCTTGGGGTCGGCGATCGCGAGGTTGGACAGATGGATCGGCGCTTCCTTGGTGATGATGCCGCCTTCCTGGGACTGCGTCTGCTTCTGATGGCGGCGGATCTGGTTCACGCCGCGCACGATGGCGGTGTCGTCCTTCGGCTGCACGGACAGCACCTCTCCGGTGCGGCCCTTGTCCTTGCCGGCCAGGACGACGACCTTGTCGCCTTTACGAATCTTCTGCATTTCAACCGGCTCCTTACAGCACTTCCGGCGCGAGCGAGATGATCTTCATGTGGTTCTTGGCGCGAAGCTCGCGCGGAACCGGGCCGAAGATACGCGTGCCGATCGGCTCTTTCTTGTTATCGACGAGAACGGCTGCGTTCTTGTCGAAACGGATCACGCTGCCGTCCGGGCGGCGGATGTCCTTGGCCGTGCGCACCACGACCGCCTTCATCACGTCGCCCTTCTTCACGCGGCCGCGCGGAATGGCGTCCTTGATCGACACGACGATGATGTCGCCGACCGAGGCGTACTTCCGCTTCGAACCGCCCAGCACCTTGATGCACATGACACGACGGGCGCCGGAATTGTCCGCGACGTCGAGGTTTGTTTGCATCTGAATCATGACTGGCCGCCTTCTTATTCATTCCGGGAGGTGTTCTATCGCCCTCCCCGGCTGTCCAAACTCTGTTATTGCGCCTGGGCTTCGGTAATGACGACCCAGCGTTTATCCTTCGAAATCGGCTTCGACTCTTCGATGAAGACCATGTCGCCGACCTTGTGCGCATTGCTCTCGTCATGCGCCTTGTACTTCTTGGTCATGCGGACGACCTTCTTCATGACCGGGTGCGTGAAGCGACGCTCCACCTTGACCACCACGGTCTTGTCGTTCTTGTCGCTGACGACCGTGCCCTGCAAAACGCGCTTTGGCATCGTTGTTGTCCTTATGCCTTCTTGCCGGCCGCTTTTTCAGCGGCGATGGTCTTGATGCGCGCGATGTCCCGGCGGACCTGCTTCACGCGCCCTGTCTTCTCGAGCTGACCCGTCGCCTTCTGGAAGCGCAGGTTGAACTGCTCCTTCTTGAGGCTCCCCAGGTCGTCGTTGAGCTGGTCCGGGGTCTTGGTCCTGATATCTGAAGCTTTCATGATCAAAACCTTCCTATTCCGCGATGCGCTGGATGAAGCGCGTCCTGACCGAGAGCTTGGCGGCGCCGAGGCGCAGAGCCTCGCGAGCCGTCGTCTCGTCGACCCCGTCGATCTCGAACATCACGCGGCCCGGCTTGACGCGCGCCGCCCAGTAATCAACTGCGCCCTTACCCTTGCCCATGCGGACTTCGGTGGGCTTCGAGGTCACCGGCAGATCCGGGAAAATACGGATCCACACGCGACCCTGGCGCTTCATCTCGCGGGTGATCGCCCGGCGAGCCGCCTCGATCTCACGAGCCGTCACGCGGTTCGGTTCCAATGCCTTCAGTCCGAAGCCGCCGAAGTCAAGGTTGGTGCCGCCCTTGGCGGCGCCGTGGATGCGGCCCTTGAACTGCTTGCGGAACTTTGTGCGCTTAGGCTGCAACATCGTCCTTACTCCAAATCCTCAATGCTCAGGCGTTTTCGCGACGGCGGCCGCGTTCGCGTTCGCCCTGGTGCGAATGCTCGCCTTCGGTCGCGCGGCGCTCCGAAGCCATCGGATCGTGCTCAAGGATCTCGCCCTTGAACACCCAGACCTTGACGCCGCAGATGCCATAGGCCGTCTGCGCTTCGGCGGTACCGTAGTCCACATCGGCGCGCAGCGTGTGCAGCGGCACGCGACCTTCACGGTACCATTCCATGCGGGCGATCTCAGCGCCGCCCAGACGGCCGGCGCAGTTGATACGGATGCCCTCGGCGCCCAGCCGCATGGCCGACTGAACCGCACGCTTCATGGCGCGGCGGAACGCGATGCGGCGCTCGAGCTGCTGCGCGATGGACTGCGCGACCAGCGTGGCGTCGGTCTCTGGCTTGCGAACCTCTACGATGTTGAGGTGCGTTTCCGCCTTCGTCATCTCGGTCAGCTTCTTGCGCAGCTTCTCGATGTCGGCGCCCTTGCGGCCAATGATCAGACCCGGACGCGCAGCATGGATGGTCACGCGGCACTTCTTGTGCGGGCGCTCGATGACGATCTTCGACACCGCCGCCTGCTTGAGCTCCTTCTTCAGGTACTCACGGATCTTGAGGTCTTCGTGAAGCAGCTGGCCGTATTCGCCGGTGTTCGCGTACCAACGCGAATCCCAGGTGCGGTTGATGCCGAGGCGGAGACCGATCGGATTGATTTTCTGGCCCATCAGGCGGCCTCCTCTTTCTCTTCGACTTCGCGAACGACGATCGTGAGGTGCGAAAACGGCTTCTCGACGCGGCTGGCGCGACCACGGCCACGGGCGTGGAAGCGCTTCATGACGATCGACTTGCCGACATAGGCCTCGGCCACCACCAGCGCGTCGACATCGAGATCGTGATTGTTCTCTGCATTGGCGATCGCCGATTCCAGAGTCTTCTTGACGGTCTCGGAGATGCGCTTGCGCGAGAATTCCAGATCGTTGAGCGCGGTCTGCACCTTCTTGCCGCGGATCATGGCGGCAACCAGGTTCAGCTTCTGCGGGCTGATACGGATCGTGCGCAGGACGGCACGCGCCTCGTTGTCAGCAAGCCTGCGCGGAGCTTTGGCCTTGCCCATCGTTACTTCCTCTTCGCCTTCTTGTCCGCGCCGTGACCATAATAGGTGCGGGTCGGAGCGAACTCACCGAACTTGTGGCCGACCATCTCTTCCGAGACGGAGACCGGAATGTGCTTCTGGCCGTTGTAAACGCCGAAGGTGAGCCCCACGAACTGCGGCAGGATGGTGGACCGGCGGGTCCACATCTTGATCACCTCGTTGCGGCCGCCTTCACGGACCTTGTCTGCCTTCTTCAGCAGATAGCCGTCGATGAACGGGCCTTTCCAGACTGAACGTGTCACTACAGCTACCTCTTCTTAGCTCTTGCGCGCATGGCGCGAGCGCATGATGAACTTGTCGGTCGCCTTGTTGGACCGCGTCTTCTTGCCCTTCGTCGGCTTGCCCCAGGGCGTCACTGGGTGACGTCCGCCCGAGGTGCGGCCCTCGCCGCCGCCGTGCGGGTGATCGACGGGGTTCATGGTGACGCCGCGGTTATGCGGACGCTTGCCGAGCCAGACCTTGCGGCCGGCCTTGCCCAGGTTCACGTTGCCGTGGTCGGGGTTCGACACCGCGCCAACAGTGGCGAAGCACGAGCCGTGCACGATACGCTGCTCACCCGAGTTCAGCCGCAGGATCGCCATGCCCTGATCGCGACCGACC
This portion of the Mesorhizobium shangrilense genome encodes:
- the rpmD gene encoding 50S ribosomal protein L30 — its product is MAKKAAAKTVTVEQIGSPIRRPKEQRATLVGLGLNKLHRRSTLEDTPAVRGMINSVQHLVRVVDEK
- the rpsE gene encoding 30S ribosomal protein S5, with amino-acid sequence MAQERRDGGRERSRDREERDSEFVDKLVHINRVAKVVKGGRRFGFAALVVVGDQKGRVGFGHGKAREVPEAIRKATEAAKRDLIFVPLRSGRTLHHDVAGRWGAGKVLLRAAKPGTGIIAGGPMRAVFETLGMHDVVAKSMGSSNPYNMVRATFDALKSQLHPKDVAAQRGIKYSTLQARRGSAVAADE
- the rplR gene encoding 50S ribosomal protein L18, giving the protein MANKQATQKRAERVRRQLKKVAGDRPRLSVHRSSKHIYAQIIDDANGHTLAAASTLEKDLKGSLKTGADSAAAAAIGKLVAERAVKAGVKVVVFDRGAYIYHGRVKALAEAAREAGLSF
- the rplF gene encoding 50S ribosomal protein L6, whose product is MSRIGKKPVAVPAGVTAAVNGQTVTAKGPKGELKFVVNEEVLVKLEDGHIAVEPRDQSKDARSKWGMSRTQIENILTGVKDGFERKLEITGVGYRAAMQGKNLQLALGFSHDVVYQTPEGITIVTPKPTEITISGIDRQQVGQVAAEIRKYRGPEPYKGKGVRYAGEKIFRKEGKKK
- the rpsH gene encoding 30S ribosomal protein S8, which encodes MSVNDPLGDMLTRIRNAIGRKKTKVSTPASRLRARVLEVLKTEGYIRDYSQTDFENGKSEIEIELKYFDGVPVIREIARVSKPGRRVYVSVKSIPQVANGLGISILSTPKGVMADHEAREQNVGGEILCQIF
- the rpsN gene encoding 30S ribosomal protein S14, which codes for MAKTSSVEKNNRRRKLVDQYAAKRKALKDVVMDQSKPLEERFRAQLKLSELPRNSSKTRIRNRCEVTGRPRAVYRKLKMSRVALRELGNNGLIPGLVKSSW
- the rplE gene encoding 50S ribosomal protein L5, with protein sequence MAKAAEYTPRLKKVYNETIRKTLQEQFKYDNEMQIPRIDKIVLNMGVGESTGDSKKPSIAAEDLALIAGQKPVITRARNSIAGFKLRENMPIGTKVTLRKERMYEFMDRLVNIALPRVRDFRGLNPKSFDGRGNYAMGIKEHIVFPEINYDKVDQIWGMDIIVCTTAKTDDEARALLKAFNFPFRQ
- the rplX gene encoding 50S ribosomal protein L24, with amino-acid sequence MQKIRKGDKVVVLAGKDKGRTGEVLSVQPKDDTAIVRGVNQIRRHQKQTQSQEGGIITKEAPIHLSNLAIADPKDGKPTRVGFRVETDGKKVRVAKRSGEVING
- the rplN gene encoding 50S ribosomal protein L14; this translates as MIQMQTNLDVADNSGARRVMCIKVLGGSKRKYASVGDIIVVSIKDAIPRGRVKKGDVMKAVVVRTAKDIRRPDGSVIRFDKNAAVLVDNKKEPIGTRIFGPVPRELRAKNHMKIISLAPEVL
- the rpsQ gene encoding 30S ribosomal protein S17, producing the protein MPKRVLQGTVVSDKNDKTVVVKVERRFTHPVMKKVVRMTKKYKAHDESNAHKVGDMVFIEESKPISKDKRWVVITEAQAQ
- the rpmC gene encoding 50S ribosomal protein L29 translates to MKASDIRTKTPDQLNDDLGSLKKEQFNLRFQKATGQLEKTGRVKQVRRDIARIKTIAAEKAAGKKA
- the rplP gene encoding 50S ribosomal protein L16; amino-acid sequence: MLQPKRTKFRKQFKGRIHGAAKGGTNLDFGGFGLKALEPNRVTAREIEAARRAITREMKRQGRVWIRIFPDLPVTSKPTEVRMGKGKGAVDYWAARVKPGRVMFEIDGVDETTAREALRLGAAKLSVRTRFIQRIAE
- the rpsC gene encoding 30S ribosomal protein S3 — encoded protein: MGQKINPIGLRLGINRTWDSRWYANTGEYGQLLHEDLKIREYLKKELKQAAVSKIVIERPHKKCRVTIHAARPGLIIGRKGADIEKLRKKLTEMTKAETHLNIVEVRKPETDATLVAQSIAQQLERRIAFRRAMKRAVQSAMRLGAEGIRINCAGRLGGAEIARMEWYREGRVPLHTLRADVDYGTAEAQTAYGICGVKVWVFKGEILEHDPMASERRATEGEHSHQGERERGRRRENA
- the rplV gene encoding 50S ribosomal protein L22, which gives rise to MGKAKAPRRLADNEARAVLRTIRISPQKLNLVAAMIRGKKVQTALNDLEFSRKRISETVKKTLESAIANAENNHDLDVDALVVAEAYVGKSIVMKRFHARGRGRASRVEKPFSHLTIVVREVEEKEEAA
- the rpsS gene encoding 30S ribosomal protein S19, with translation MTRSVWKGPFIDGYLLKKADKVREGGRNEVIKMWTRRSTILPQFVGLTFGVYNGQKHIPVSVSEEMVGHKFGEFAPTRTYYGHGADKKAKRK